In the Leptotrichia sp. oral taxon 212 genome, one interval contains:
- a CDS encoding O-antigen ligase: MKKLNLTGYFLTILFPIMLFLSYKGEQTLSYLIMLFFLLSMLFKKNRKRFKSLIDGGMASGLLFFIISPFIISFFSGGIVSRVDSIHYLYWLIFFPLVFYINTEKKLWTFIKSFLIGGTISLIITLVIFIKNYDEWAHPKGFEYPRIFFELQTQDFANIMSILLLFLISFILFYRNENRKKNIWIKLLLSAIFVLDLFIIIVNRSKMVYISLFLPVIYILYKRNKAYILGFIAACIGGFFLLPKSITDRLQYIVKYKQDPSSYLRVMFWDAAVSSFRKSPIFGMSTNERIAFNMSHFKKKGILNYIEANYGLDPVGITNTHNMYLHHLANYGIAGALSLVYFLFIVIPSRLVRLNFYKTKDTVHSAYIALEIGIKSSYFAYLIQGLTEFNLNKKPMIFTLAMMLAILNFMYKKLKK; encoded by the coding sequence ATGAAAAAATTGAATTTGACAGGATATTTCCTTACTATTCTGTTTCCCATTATGTTATTTTTGTCATACAAGGGGGAACAGACTCTCAGCTATTTGATAATGTTATTTTTTTTACTTAGCATGTTATTTAAAAAAAACAGGAAAAGATTTAAATCTCTGATTGATGGCGGTATGGCATCGGGACTACTGTTTTTTATTATTTCCCCTTTCATTATCTCTTTCTTCAGCGGCGGAATTGTTTCAAGGGTGGACAGTATACATTACTTATACTGGCTTATATTTTTTCCGTTAGTCTTTTATATAAATACCGAAAAAAAATTGTGGACTTTTATAAAATCCTTCCTTATTGGAGGAACGATTTCCCTAATTATAACACTGGTCATTTTTATAAAAAATTATGATGAATGGGCTCATCCAAAAGGTTTTGAATATCCAAGAATATTTTTTGAACTTCAGACACAGGATTTTGCAAACATTATGTCCATTCTGCTTTTATTCCTGATTTCCTTTATTCTGTTCTATAGAAACGAAAACAGGAAAAAAAACATATGGATAAAATTGCTTCTTTCTGCAATTTTCGTGCTTGATTTATTTATAATCATAGTAAACAGGTCAAAAATGGTCTATATATCACTTTTTTTACCTGTAATATATATTCTGTATAAAAGGAACAAGGCTTACATTCTGGGATTTATTGCTGCCTGTATCGGAGGATTTTTTCTCCTGCCAAAATCAATTACTGATAGACTACAGTACATTGTCAAATACAAGCAGGATCCTTCAAGCTACCTTCGTGTAATGTTCTGGGATGCTGCTGTTTCTTCCTTCAGAAAAAGTCCGATATTCGGTATGTCCACAAATGAAAGGATTGCCTTCAATATGAGCCACTTTAAGAAAAAGGGAATATTGAACTATATTGAAGCAAATTACGGTCTTGATCCTGTAGGAATTACAAACACACATAATATGTATCTTCATCACCTTGCCAACTATGGAATCGCAGGAGCTCTTTCATTAGTTTACTTTCTGTTTATTGTTATTCCTTCAAGACTTGTAAGGCTCAACTTCTATAAAACAAAAGATACTGTACATTCTGCATATATTGCACTTGAAATAGGGATAAAGTCATCCTATTTTGCTTACCTGATTCAGGGACTGACAGAATTTAACCTTAATAAGAAGCCGATGATTTTCACCCTTGCAATGATGCTTGCAATACTGAATTTTATGTATAAAAAGCTGAAAAAATAA